A stretch of Fusobacterium periodonticum ATCC 33693 DNA encodes these proteins:
- the relB gene encoding type II toxin-antitoxin system RelB family antitoxin → MSVVSIRFNEEEEEIVKNYVKSKGTNLSQYIKNIIFEKIEEEYDLKLVQEYLKAKSEDTLNLIPFEEAVKEWDIE, encoded by the coding sequence ATGTCAGTTGTTTCAATTAGATTTAATGAAGAAGAAGAAGAAATAGTAAAAAATTATGTTAAAAGTAAAGGAACAAATTTATCTCAATATATTAAAAATATCATTTTTGAAAAAATTGAAGAAGAATATGATTTAAAACTTGTTCAAGAATATCTAAAAGCAAAATCTGAAGATACATTAAATTTAATTCCATTTGAGGAGGCAGTAAAAGAATGGGATATAGAATAA
- a CDS encoding ABC transporter permease, which produces MSFFDILKGSLATLKANKLRTLLTMLGIIIGISSVIAMWAIGNGGRDSILGDLKKVGYGKFTVTIDYKNENFKYKDYFTMENIDMLKNSHKFKAVSINVEDAFRMLKDNEPYYSYGTVTTEDYEKISPVTMTSGRNFLPFEYTSNERVIILDSMSARKLFSDEKLALGETVKITKDRKKVGHSYKIVGVYKSPYETLGNLFGDGDNYPILFRMPYKAYSIAFNDNSDVFSSLIIEAKNADTITDSMREAKNILEFNKNVKDLYLTQTVSSDIESFDKILSTLSLFVTMAASISLLVGGIGVMNIMLVTVVERTKEIGIRKALGAKNRDILKQFLFESIILTVFGGLVGMAVGVLFGFLAGTVMGIKPIFSLTSIIVSLSISIIVGVIFGVSPARRAAKLNPIDALRTE; this is translated from the coding sequence ATGAGCTTTTTTGATATATTAAAGGGAAGTCTTGCAACTCTTAAGGCTAATAAGTTGAGAACTTTACTTACTATGTTAGGAATAATAATAGGTATATCTTCAGTAATTGCTATGTGGGCCATAGGAAATGGTGGTAGAGATAGCATACTTGGAGATTTAAAAAAAGTAGGTTATGGTAAATTTACTGTGACTATTGATTATAAGAATGAAAATTTCAAATATAAAGATTATTTTACCATGGAAAATATAGATATGTTGAAGAATTCTCATAAATTTAAAGCAGTTTCTATCAATGTAGAAGATGCTTTTAGAATGTTAAAAGACAATGAACCTTACTATTCTTATGGGACTGTAACTACTGAAGATTATGAAAAGATAAGTCCTGTTACTATGACAAGTGGGAGAAATTTCTTGCCTTTTGAATATACTTCAAATGAAAGAGTTATAATCTTAGATAGTATGTCAGCTAGAAAATTATTTTCTGATGAAAAATTAGCTTTAGGAGAAACTGTAAAAATAACAAAAGATAGAAAAAAAGTTGGTCATTCATATAAGATAGTTGGAGTGTATAAGAGCCCTTATGAAACTCTTGGAAACTTGTTTGGAGATGGAGATAATTACCCAATATTATTTAGAATGCCATATAAAGCTTATTCAATTGCTTTTAATGACAATTCAGATGTATTTTCAAGTTTAATTATTGAAGCTAAAAATGCGGATACTATAACAGATAGTATGAGAGAAGCAAAAAATATCTTGGAGTTTAATAAAAATGTAAAAGATCTTTATCTAACTCAAACTGTTTCAAGTGATATTGAATCATTTGATAAAATTCTATCAACACTTAGTTTATTTGTAACTATGGCAGCTAGTATTTCTTTACTTGTTGGTGGTATAGGTGTTATGAATATAATGCTTGTTACAGTGGTAGAAAGAACAAAAGAAATAGGAATTAGAAAAGCTTTAGGGGCTAAAAATAGAGACATATTAAAACAATTTTTATTCGAATCTATTATCTTAACTGTCTTTGGTGGTCTAGTTGGTATGGCAGTAGGAGTTCTCTTTGGTTTCCTTGCAGGAACAGTTATGGGAATAAAACCTATCTTTTCTTTAACTTCTATAATAGTATCTTTAAGTATTTCTATTATTGTAGGAGTTATATTTGGAGTTAGCCCTGCTAGAAGAGCAGCTAAACTAAATCCTATAGATGCATTAAGAACTGAGTAA
- a CDS encoding type II toxin-antitoxin system RelE family toxin has product MGYRIMIPDKVNKKILRLDKNTRKLLYDYISKNLKDTDDPRLHGKALTGNLKGLWRYRIMDYRLIVDIQDEQLVIVAVDFEHRSKIYL; this is encoded by the coding sequence ATGGGATATAGAATAATGATTCCAGATAAAGTCAATAAAAAGATTTTGAGATTGGATAAAAATACCAGGAAATTATTGTATGACTATATAAGTAAAAACTTAAAGGATACTGATGATCCAAGATTACATGGAAAAGCTTTAACTGGAAATTTAAAAGGCTTATGGAGATATAGAATAATGGATTATCGTCTAATTGTTGATATTCAAGATGAGCAGTTAGTTATTGTAGCAGTGGATTTTGAACATAGAAGCAAAATTTATTTATAG
- a CDS encoding bifunctional glycosyltransferase family 2/GtrA family protein, producing the protein MKKTLVLIPALNPPKQLIDYVKSLLDNNLKDILLVDDGSKEEFREIFETIEKFSDANIKVFRHAKNFGKGRALKNAFNYFLTLPNLDEYNGVVTADSDGQHRVEDVIKLAKEVEENPNTLILGCRDFDLEQVPPKSKFGNKITNGAFKLFYGKNISDTQTGLRGFPTAIIKDFLDIAGERFEYETKMLIFCFQKEIPIKEVVIETIYFDDNSETHFNPIVDSIKIYKVTLSPFLKYIASAVSSFILDILSFKWILALLLAFGNIEGAAVITIATVAARILSSSFNFYLNKKFVFKYEKNTKKSLLKYYSLCAVQMLISAFFVTLVWKHTKYPETSIKIVVDSILFLLSYFIQQRWVFKRK; encoded by the coding sequence ATGAAAAAAACTTTAGTATTAATACCAGCTTTAAATCCACCAAAACAATTGATTGATTATGTTAAATCTTTACTAGATAATAACTTAAAAGATATTCTTTTGGTTGATGATGGAAGCAAGGAAGAATTTAGAGAAATATTTGAAACAATAGAAAAATTTTCAGATGCAAATATAAAAGTATTTAGACATGCGAAAAACTTTGGAAAAGGTAGAGCATTAAAAAATGCTTTTAATTATTTTCTGACTTTACCTAACCTAGATGAGTATAATGGAGTAGTTACTGCTGACTCTGATGGACAACATAGAGTTGAAGATGTTATAAAACTTGCAAAGGAAGTTGAAGAAAATCCCAATACATTAATTTTAGGTTGTAGAGATTTTGATTTAGAACAAGTACCTCCAAAAAGTAAATTTGGTAATAAGATTACAAATGGAGCTTTTAAACTTTTTTATGGAAAAAATATTTCAGACACTCAAACGGGTCTAAGAGGCTTCCCAACTGCTATAATTAAAGATTTTCTTGATATAGCTGGAGAAAGATTTGAATATGAAACAAAAATGTTAATTTTTTGTTTCCAAAAAGAAATTCCTATAAAGGAAGTTGTGATTGAAACTATATACTTTGACGACAATTCAGAAACACATTTTAATCCAATAGTAGATTCTATAAAAATATACAAAGTTACTTTATCACCTTTTTTAAAATATATAGCTTCTGCTGTCTCATCATTTATTTTAGATATTTTATCTTTTAAATGGATTCTAGCCTTATTATTAGCTTTTGGTAATATAGAAGGAGCAGCAGTTATAACTATTGCAACAGTAGCTGCAAGAATATTATCTTCATCTTTTAATTTTTACTTAAATAAAAAGTTTGTTTTTAAATATGAAAAAAATACAAAAAAATCTCTTTTAAAATACTATAGTCTTTGTGCTGTACAAATGTTAATATCAGCTTTCTTTGTTACTTTAGTTTGGAAGCATACTAAATATCCTGAAACAAGTATTAAGATAGTTGTAGATAGTATTTTATTCTTATTAAGTTATTTTATTCAACAAAGATGGGTATTTAAAAGAAAATAA
- a CDS encoding type II toxin-antitoxin system death-on-curing family toxin, giving the protein MIILSKEQILNLHSQLINKFGGIDGVREDGLLESALNNAYGVYFGLENYPTVEEKAARLAYSLTKNHPFLDGNKRIGVLIMLVFLEINKIELTCNDEELTDLGLKIAASLKTYEEILEFINFHKKYI; this is encoded by the coding sequence ATGATTATTTTATCTAAGGAGCAAATTTTAAATTTACACTCTCAACTAATTAATAAATTTGGTGGAATTGATGGTGTAAGAGAGGATGGGCTTTTAGAAAGTGCTTTAAATAATGCTTATGGTGTATATTTTGGATTAGAAAATTATCCTACTGTGGAAGAAAAAGCTGCAAGACTAGCTTATTCTCTAACTAAAAATCATCCTTTCCTTGATGGAAACAAAAGAATTGGTGTTTTAATTATGTTAGTATTTTTAGAAATTAATAAAATTGAATTAACTTGTAATGATGAAGAACTTACAGATTTAGGTTTAAAAATAGCAGCTTCTTTAAAAACTTATGAAGAAATTTTAGAATTTATAAATTTTCATAAAAAATATATTTAA
- a CDS encoding UvrD-helicase domain-containing protein, which produces MSEIILSNEQVSIATYQQNGVIRVNGGPGSGKTLVAVKRAIFLAKDKAYNYAEKDDRILFLYYNKSLERTIKKLFESDKDYEKVKDKIEIRNIDNLLVKDYINSNNKEFLEFVKRARNNIEFVKTTNPERKERIKNILKTRSIEFKNFTVEDAEFILSEIDWLRDCSYLTEEEYLQINRDGRGSQNPLTKNKRMEIYKILRLYRENGPKDIDLRYTDFYDLASLFLFYFEKEENKGKIKKYNHVIVDEAQDLSKIHFRFINLICEISKTSGNTISLFMDKNQSIYSKQAWISKNRTLKQVGISISKSFSLNRAYRNAKEIFDVAIKLNPEIEVGDILNDKIQNLTLTFSEDRGIKPLFLKYPDLNFEEGIKNLSKNIEILVDKFNYKYDDISVISLNKLYIPNKSEKYKTEVDRMIESLHNKGTDVTTYYSAKGTENKVIFIPSIDEFDIDKLSDRYPDKTQEEILEEFKKLLYVGMTRAKEVLIISSLKTEASDSLKKLLEVFDLENDFININTDFNDFYTVFNKEINKNENIEKNHNKFSGIKEVIEEEKNTDIVIQKEKEALKIDINERDNIEIEKEIENKFPLAHKLAKIGLIKAEKLFLGADKNEKLLNTEGFEYLKAFECEITTCYTTIQEKAKEQYSKNEKMHAILKKLKTHHEFKNIISKCFDSKVFDKRNDLAHAYNEFTYNDLLEIRKLVMEDLLPSFIKAFNKYKINKGIDEFIIVGKLETSYNKVDIQKKKYYSYCIIDENNNSFLAFSENKYKQDITYKLTVNKLMLKGNEYYRIIEASNFFD; this is translated from the coding sequence ATGAGTGAAATAATTTTATCTAATGAGCAGGTGTCTATTGCTACATATCAACAAAATGGAGTTATTAGGGTAAATGGGGGCCCTGGTAGTGGAAAAACTTTAGTTGCTGTAAAAAGAGCTATTTTTTTAGCTAAAGATAAAGCTTATAATTATGCTGAAAAGGATGATAGAATCTTGTTTCTTTATTACAATAAAAGTTTGGAAAGAACTATAAAAAAATTATTTGAATCAGATAAAGATTATGAAAAAGTAAAAGATAAAATTGAAATAAGAAATATTGATAATTTATTAGTTAAAGATTATATCAATTCTAATAACAAAGAGTTTTTAGAATTTGTAAAAAGAGCCAGAAATAATATAGAATTTGTGAAAACAACTAATCCTGAGAGAAAGGAAAGAATCAAAAATATTTTAAAAACTAGAAGTATAGAGTTTAAAAATTTTACTGTAGAAGATGCTGAATTTATTTTAAGTGAAATAGATTGGTTAAGAGATTGTTCTTATTTAACAGAAGAAGAATATCTTCAAATTAATAGAGATGGTAGAGGAAGCCAAAATCCATTAACCAAAAATAAAAGAATGGAAATTTATAAAATATTAAGATTATATAGAGAAAATGGGCCTAAAGATATCGACTTAAGATATACAGATTTTTATGATTTAGCTTCTTTATTCTTATTTTACTTTGAAAAAGAAGAAAATAAAGGCAAAATAAAAAAATATAATCATGTTATAGTTGATGAAGCACAAGATCTATCAAAGATACATTTTAGATTTATAAATTTAATTTGTGAAATTTCAAAAACTTCTGGAAATACTATATCTTTATTTATGGATAAGAATCAAAGTATATATTCAAAACAAGCTTGGATTTCTAAAAATAGAACTTTAAAACAAGTAGGAATAAGCATAAGTAAAAGTTTTTCTTTAAATAGAGCATACAGAAATGCAAAAGAAATTTTTGATGTGGCTATAAAACTTAATCCTGAAATTGAAGTTGGAGATATTTTAAATGATAAAATTCAAAATTTAACCTTAACTTTTAGTGAAGATAGAGGTATTAAACCGTTATTTTTAAAATATCCAGATTTAAACTTTGAAGAAGGAATTAAAAATTTATCTAAAAATATTGAAATCTTAGTTGATAAATTTAATTATAAATATGATGACATCTCTGTTATCTCACTAAATAAATTGTATATTCCTAACAAAAGTGAAAAATATAAGACCGAAGTTGATAGGATGATAGAATCTTTACATAATAAAGGAACTGATGTTACAACATATTATTCTGCAAAAGGAACTGAAAACAAAGTAATTTTTATTCCTAGTATAGATGAATTTGACATTGATAAATTAAGTGATAGGTATCCAGATAAAACACAAGAAGAAATCCTAGAAGAATTCAAAAAATTATTGTATGTTGGAATGACAAGAGCAAAAGAAGTTTTAATAATATCTTCTTTAAAAACTGAAGCATCTGATTCTTTGAAAAAATTACTTGAGGTTTTTGATTTGGAAAATGATTTTATTAATATAAATACTGATTTTAATGATTTCTATACTGTTTTTAATAAGGAAATAAATAAAAATGAGAACATAGAAAAAAATCATAATAAATTTTCAGGAATAAAAGAAGTAATAGAAGAAGAAAAAAATACTGATATAGTTATACAAAAAGAAAAAGAAGCTTTAAAAATTGATATAAATGAAAGAGATAATATTGAGATTGAAAAAGAAATAGAAAACAAATTCCCATTGGCACATAAATTAGCTAAAATAGGACTAATAAAAGCTGAAAAACTTTTTTTAGGAGCTGATAAAAATGAAAAACTTTTAAATACTGAAGGTTTTGAATATCTAAAAGCTTTTGAATGTGAAATAACAACTTGTTATACAACAATTCAAGAAAAAGCAAAAGAACAATATAGTAAAAACGAAAAAATGCATGCTATATTGAAAAAATTAAAAACTCATCATGAATTTAAAAATATTATTTCTAAATGTTTTGATAGTAAAGTGTTTGACAAAAGGAATGATTTAGCTCATGCCTACAATGAATTTACTTATAATGATTTGCTTGAAATAAGAAAGTTAGTTATGGAAGATTTACTTCCTAGTTTTATTAAAGCATTTAATAAATATAAAATAAATAAAGGAATAGATGAATTTATAATTGTTGGAAAACTTGAAACTTCTTACAATAAGGTAGATATTCAAAAGAAAAAATACTACTCTTATTGTATTATAGATGAAAATAACAATTCTTTTCTCGCTTTCTCTGAAAATAAATATAAACAAGATATAACTTATAAATTAACTGTCAATAAATTGATGTTAAAAGGTAATGAATACTATAGAATTATTGAAGCAAGTAATTTTTTTGATTAA
- a CDS encoding ABC transporter ATP-binding protein, producing MIITVNNINKTYKNGALELQVLKNISFKVNKGEFLAIMGSSGSGKSTMMNILACLDSQYEGTYILDGIDISKLTENQLSEIRNKKIGFIFQSFNLLPRLSALENVELPLVYSSVPKAERHKRAAELLEMVGLKDRIHHKPNELSGGQRQRVAIARALVNDPSIILADEPTGNLDSKSEEEIIEILQELNRMGKTIVIVTHEPNIGDIAQRKIVFKDGEII from the coding sequence ATGATAATAACAGTGAATAATATAAATAAAACATATAAAAATGGTGCTTTAGAATTGCAAGTACTAAAGAATATCTCTTTTAAAGTTAATAAGGGGGAATTTTTAGCCATAATGGGAAGCAGTGGAAGTGGAAAATCAACTATGATGAATATTCTAGCTTGTTTAGATAGTCAATATGAAGGTACTTACATACTTGATGGCATAGATATCTCTAAATTAACTGAAAATCAATTGAGTGAAATAAGAAACAAAAAAATTGGTTTTATTTTCCAGTCTTTTAATCTTTTGCCTAGATTATCAGCTTTGGAAAATGTTGAATTACCTTTAGTATATTCTTCTGTTCCTAAGGCCGAAAGACATAAAAGAGCCGCTGAACTTTTAGAAATGGTAGGTTTAAAAGATAGAATACATCATAAACCTAATGAGCTTTCAGGGGGACAAAGACAGAGAGTGGCTATTGCAAGAGCCTTGGTTAATGATCCCAGTATAATTCTTGCAGATGAACCTACAGGGAACTTAGATAGTAAGTCTGAGGAAGAAATAATTGAGATTCTACAAGAATTAAATAGAATGGGAAAAACTATTGTTATTGTTACTCATGAACCTAATATTGGAGATATAGCACAAAGAAAAATTGTTTTTAAAGATGGTGAAATAATATGA